In Fluviicola taffensis DSM 16823, the following are encoded in one genomic region:
- a CDS encoding YceI family protein, giving the protein MKKTLFYTASLAFVALGMTACGGSTEASEDTAVTYQLDATATTLKWKGNYADDSHSHNGTVKISEGSVNYKGETFEAGSFTVDMKTIESELTPETGSDKLIGHLGAPDFFNIAQFPNVTVKINSISDTEIDATLNVAGKEVPAKMPVTVKKTDKELTAKGKFTIDFSSMDVVGFKPNPEMEKEKPNQYVKPGIDFELNLVLKAEASKE; this is encoded by the coding sequence ATGAAAAAGACATTATTTTACACAGCATCATTGGCATTTGTTGCACTAGGAATGACTGCTTGCGGAGGATCTACTGAAGCTTCAGAAGACACAGCAGTAACTTACCAATTAGACGCAACTGCAACGACGTTAAAATGGAAAGGTAACTATGCAGATGATTCTCATTCGCACAATGGAACCGTGAAAATTTCTGAGGGATCAGTTAACTACAAAGGTGAAACTTTCGAAGCAGGAAGCTTTACTGTTGATATGAAAACAATTGAAAGTGAATTGACTCCTGAAACTGGTTCTGACAAATTAATCGGTCATTTAGGTGCTCCAGATTTTTTCAACATTGCTCAATTTCCAAATGTAACTGTGAAAATAAACAGCATTTCTGATACAGAAATCGATGCTACATTAAACGTCGCTGGTAAGGAAGTTCCTGCAAAAATGCCAGTTACAGTTAAGAAAACAGATAAAGAATTGACTGCAAAAGGAAAATTCACAATTGATTTCTCTTCAATGGATGTTGTAGGTTTCAAACCAAATCCTGAAATGGAGAAAGAAAAACCAAATCAATACGTAAAACCAGGCATTGATTTTGAATTGAATTTAGTCTTGAAAGCTGAAGCTTCAAAAGAATAA
- a CDS encoding aspartate kinase, whose translation MNVFKFGGASVKDANAVRNVSHILSLFPKGNLIVVVSAMGKTTNAMEEIVDSLRKKDEKRYLELVEDRYQFHQLIVAELFPEKHYFIHQQMDELFETLKNRFQLPISDNYNFEYDQIVSLGEVLSSMILEAFMKEEGHSTIWVDCRKIIRTDHEYREGEVDWAKTQELVNERLLPLFKEKRIAITQGFIGHTSEGFTTTLGREGSDFTAGILAYCTNANGVTIWKDVPGMLNADPKWFDDTIKLEKISFKEAIELSYYGASVIHPKTIKPLQNKGIPLYVKSFINPNAEGTVIQESLEFDHLVPSFIFKMDQVLMSFTPKDFSFIVEENLGDIFQQLAFYGVKINLMQNSALSFSILFDRSKTEPMKLVEKFKDQYSARYNEGLELVTIRHYDQATINRVTIDKDILLEQRTRQTIRMVMKNK comes from the coding sequence ATGAACGTTTTCAAATTTGGTGGGGCTTCTGTGAAAGATGCTAATGCTGTTAGAAATGTATCTCACATTCTATCTCTTTTCCCGAAAGGAAATTTGATTGTTGTTGTATCCGCAATGGGCAAAACAACGAATGCAATGGAAGAGATTGTTGACTCTCTGCGGAAAAAGGATGAAAAACGTTACCTAGAATTAGTAGAAGATCGCTATCAATTTCATCAATTAATTGTTGCAGAATTGTTTCCTGAAAAGCATTATTTCATTCATCAGCAAATGGATGAGCTGTTTGAAACCTTAAAAAACCGTTTCCAACTTCCAATATCCGACAACTACAATTTTGAATATGATCAAATAGTTTCTCTTGGTGAAGTCTTATCAAGCATGATTCTAGAAGCTTTCATGAAAGAAGAGGGACATTCGACAATTTGGGTTGACTGCAGAAAAATCATTCGCACTGATCACGAATACCGAGAAGGTGAAGTTGACTGGGCAAAAACCCAAGAGTTGGTAAATGAACGATTACTACCATTATTCAAAGAAAAACGCATTGCGATTACACAAGGTTTTATTGGTCATACGTCGGAAGGATTTACAACCACTCTTGGTCGAGAAGGCTCTGACTTTACGGCTGGGATTTTGGCTTATTGCACCAATGCGAATGGAGTTACTATCTGGAAAGATGTTCCAGGCATGTTGAATGCGGATCCAAAATGGTTTGACGACACCATTAAATTGGAGAAAATATCCTTCAAAGAAGCCATTGAACTTTCGTATTACGGGGCGAGTGTTATTCACCCAAAAACAATTAAACCTCTTCAAAACAAAGGAATTCCTTTGTACGTAAAATCGTTTATCAATCCGAATGCGGAAGGAACGGTGATTCAAGAATCTTTGGAATTTGATCATTTGGTACCTTCTTTCATTTTCAAAATGGATCAAGTATTGATGTCTTTCACTCCGAAAGATTTCTCCTTCATTGTTGAAGAAAATTTAGGCGATATTTTCCAACAATTGGCCTTTTATGGCGTAAAGATTAATTTGATGCAGAATTCAGCATTGAGTTTCTCCATCTTGTTTGATCGCTCGAAAACAGAACCAATGAAACTGGTCGAAAAATTTAAAGATCAATATTCTGCCCGCTACAACGAGGGCCTGGAATTGGTTACAATCCGTCATTACGATCAAGCAACAATCAACCGAGTAACGATTGATAAAGACATTCTTCTAGAACAACGAACGCGACAGACGATTCGAATGGTCATGAAAAACAAGTAG
- a CDS encoding OmpA family protein, which translates to MKGLLYSLFILTPILSFSQVKATSDSLSFYFKLNSHQINFENNRNSETRTILSSLKNQSIVIRSYTDSTGSKEYNIKLAEARLEAVKRFLNKSYPGQFSIQTEVVVGEDLSQKSDAEKRRVDLLISSANSTKKATGKGRTFELGVPIKLEIQFAYGLDAMLPSSYNDIHFLIETLQADKTLFITLAGHVCCGTDSKNLSGMRAERIKQILIMEGSISSSRINAIGFGNKKPLFEDDTEIHRQANRRVEATFYKK; encoded by the coding sequence ATGAAAGGACTCTTATATTCACTTTTCATCCTCACACCTATTTTGTCATTTTCACAAGTGAAGGCAACTAGTGACTCATTGTCCTTCTATTTTAAATTGAATAGTCATCAAATCAATTTTGAAAATAACCGCAACTCAGAAACGAGGACAATCCTTTCAAGCCTTAAAAATCAATCTATCGTTATTCGGTCCTACACCGATTCAACTGGTTCCAAAGAATACAATATCAAATTAGCCGAAGCACGCTTGGAAGCTGTAAAAAGATTCCTCAACAAATCTTATCCAGGTCAATTTTCTATTCAAACAGAAGTTGTTGTTGGTGAAGATCTTTCTCAAAAATCAGATGCTGAAAAAAGAAGGGTAGACCTTTTAATATCATCTGCCAATTCAACGAAAAAAGCAACGGGAAAAGGAAGAACATTTGAACTCGGAGTACCCATAAAACTAGAAATTCAATTTGCTTATGGACTAGATGCTATGCTTCCTAGTTCCTACAACGATATTCACTTCTTAATAGAAACCCTTCAAGCAGACAAAACACTTTTCATTACCCTTGCTGGACATGTTTGTTGCGGAACAGACAGTAAAAACCTTTCAGGAATGCGCGCAGAGCGAATCAAACAAATTCTCATTATGGAAGGAAGTATTTCCAGTAGTAGAATTAATGCAATTGGATTTGGAAACAAAAAGCCACTATTTGAAGATGATACGGAAATTCACAGGCAAGCAAATCGACGAGTTGAGGCTACATTTTACAAGAAGTAA
- a CDS encoding MerR family transcriptional regulator, whose translation MAGYKIKDLEILTGIKAHTIRMWEKRYGILAPQRTVTQIRTYSDDDLILLLNVSLLNKNGYKISRIAQMNSSLIIQTSKQVQSQDIVNSSIEQFIVAVVKLDEHLFQKTFQELIQKSPLTEVFSDSIIPFLRRIGVMWLVGTINPAQEHFISNLIRQKIIAAIDSLPIPDQKKPVVLLHLPEHEWHEISLLIYHYQLRFQGTNSIYLGQALPYDSLLKTIQVLHPTTIISSWLTAVDPQEILDYFHNIQKDTQGINLYAGGYQIDQIEKLLPKTVKRIEMPSDLEVLL comes from the coding sequence ATGGCAGGTTACAAAATCAAAGACCTTGAGATTCTTACTGGAATTAAAGCACATACCATTCGGATGTGGGAAAAACGGTATGGTATATTAGCGCCACAAAGGACCGTAACCCAGATACGAACTTATTCAGATGACGATTTAATACTGCTATTGAATGTTTCGTTGCTAAACAAAAATGGATACAAAATCTCTCGAATTGCACAAATGAATTCGAGTCTGATTATTCAGACATCCAAACAAGTTCAAAGTCAAGATATTGTAAACTCATCGATTGAGCAATTTATAGTCGCTGTTGTCAAATTAGACGAACATCTTTTTCAGAAGACTTTTCAGGAATTGATTCAAAAATCACCCCTAACAGAGGTGTTTTCAGATTCAATCATTCCTTTTCTGAGGCGAATTGGTGTCATGTGGTTAGTTGGGACAATCAACCCTGCCCAAGAGCATTTTATTTCAAACCTCATCCGACAGAAAATAATAGCAGCCATCGATTCATTACCGATTCCAGATCAAAAAAAACCAGTCGTTCTTCTTCATTTACCAGAACACGAATGGCACGAAATCAGTCTGCTCATTTATCATTATCAATTGAGATTTCAAGGAACCAACAGCATATACTTAGGTCAAGCTCTTCCTTACGACTCCTTGTTAAAAACAATTCAAGTTCTTCATCCAACAACTATTATTTCAAGCTGGCTAACGGCTGTTGATCCACAAGAAATTTTAGATTACTTCCATAACATTCAAAAAGACACTCAGGGAATCAACTTGTATGCCGGTGGGTATCAAATTGATCAAATCGAAAAGCTACTTCCTAAAACTGTCAAAAGAATAGAAATGCCTTCTGATCTAGAAGTACTTCTTTAA
- a CDS encoding RNA polymerase sigma factor encodes MSTLEFNNALIQLENYLRAFAMTYTKNEEDAKDLTQETILKAITYRESYTPQSNFKAWVFTIMKNTFINQYRRKSKTGSIFDSNFEVAYSNIPASSSYHPYNHILKLELEKHIGALSEEFKLPFELHHAGYKYQEIAEKMNVPIGTIKSRIFIARKKLSAVLEQTTIANY; translated from the coding sequence ATGTCTACTCTTGAATTCAATAATGCGCTTATTCAACTAGAAAATTACTTACGTGCTTTCGCCATGACATATACAAAAAACGAGGAAGACGCGAAGGATTTAACTCAAGAAACAATCTTGAAAGCAATTACTTACAGAGAAAGTTATACTCCTCAAAGTAATTTCAAGGCATGGGTTTTTACAATCATGAAAAACACATTTATCAATCAATACAGACGGAAATCCAAAACAGGAAGCATTTTTGATTCAAATTTTGAGGTTGCGTACTCAAACATACCAGCTAGCTCTTCCTACCATCCTTACAATCATATCCTGAAACTAGAATTAGAAAAGCACATCGGTGCACTATCAGAAGAATTTAAACTTCCATTTGAATTACATCATGCAGGTTACAAATACCAAGAAATTGCCGAAAAAATGAATGTTCCGATTGGAACCATTAAAAGTCGTATATTCATTGCTAGAAAAAAATTAAGCGCTGTTCTCGAACAAACAACAATAGCAAACTACTAA
- a CDS encoding phytoene desaturase family protein yields the protein MSSKKIVVIGSGISSLSCASFLAKEGHEVIIIEQNESIGGRARQFKTENGFTFDMGPSWYWMPDIFENFYQQFGYTTSDFYKLIRLDPSYQVIWGEKDMDSIPASIKELEEYFETLEIGSSVKLREFLADAEKKYQIGMKDLVYKPSLKLTEFADTRIFAGLFKMHLFTSYASFIRKYFKNPKIISLLEFPILFLGATPKDTPALYSLMNYADIKLGTWYPMGGMFEFVKAFEKIAKEQGVTFSLNNRVLGFNTSNGKVQSITTSNGEIACDYVISGADYQHTEQLLKNKANYTSDYWEKRTMAPSCLLFYIGLDCKVPKLQHHNLFFDENFEKHAHEIYKDPKWPSKPLFYVSCPSKTDPSVAPQGGENLFLLIPIAPNLVDNEETREHYFQLLVNRLQEKIGVDIQPNIVYKRSYCIADFMNDYNAFKGNAYGLANTLKQTALLKPRIKNKQLSNLFYTGQLTVPGPGIPPSIISGEVVAKHLLKSIDKQH from the coding sequence ATGTCTTCAAAAAAAATAGTCGTAATCGGATCAGGAATATCAAGTCTTTCTTGCGCATCTTTTCTTGCCAAGGAAGGGCATGAAGTAATCATTATTGAGCAAAATGAAAGTATCGGCGGAAGAGCCCGACAATTTAAAACTGAAAACGGATTTACGTTCGACATGGGTCCAAGCTGGTATTGGATGCCTGACATTTTTGAGAATTTCTACCAACAATTTGGCTATACAACCTCTGACTTCTATAAACTCATTCGACTAGATCCTTCCTATCAAGTTATTTGGGGCGAAAAAGACATGGATTCTATTCCAGCATCAATCAAAGAATTAGAAGAATATTTCGAAACGTTAGAAATTGGGAGTAGCGTAAAGTTGCGTGAGTTTCTAGCTGATGCAGAAAAAAAGTATCAAATTGGAATGAAAGATTTGGTATACAAACCAAGTTTGAAATTGACTGAATTTGCAGACACACGAATTTTTGCAGGACTTTTCAAAATGCATTTGTTCACTTCTTATGCTTCCTTTATTCGAAAATACTTTAAGAATCCGAAGATTATTTCCCTCTTGGAGTTTCCTATTTTATTCTTAGGAGCAACACCAAAAGATACTCCCGCTCTCTATTCGTTAATGAATTATGCAGATATAAAACTAGGAACGTGGTATCCAATGGGTGGAATGTTTGAATTTGTAAAAGCGTTTGAAAAAATAGCAAAAGAGCAAGGAGTTACATTTTCACTCAACAATCGGGTTCTAGGATTTAACACCTCCAATGGCAAAGTACAATCAATTACGACTTCAAACGGTGAAATCGCTTGTGATTATGTGATTTCGGGAGCAGATTATCAACACACAGAACAATTACTAAAAAATAAAGCTAACTATACTTCCGATTATTGGGAAAAACGTACAATGGCGCCTTCTTGTCTGTTATTTTACATTGGCCTTGATTGCAAAGTTCCCAAATTACAACATCATAATTTGTTTTTCGATGAAAATTTTGAAAAACATGCACATGAAATTTACAAAGATCCAAAATGGCCCAGCAAGCCCCTTTTTTACGTGAGCTGCCCTTCAAAAACAGATCCATCAGTTGCCCCACAAGGAGGTGAAAACTTATTCCTATTGATTCCGATTGCTCCAAATTTGGTTGATAATGAAGAAACTCGAGAGCATTATTTTCAACTGTTAGTGAATCGTTTGCAAGAAAAAATAGGCGTCGACATCCAACCAAACATCGTTTATAAAAGAAGCTATTGCATCGCCGACTTTATGAACGACTACAACGCTTTTAAAGGAAATGCTTACGGATTAGCAAACACCTTAAAACAAACCGCTTTGCTTAAACCACGAATTAAGAACAAACAGTTGTCAAACTTGTTTTACACAGGTCAATTGACAGTGCCTGGCCCAGGTATTCCTCCTTCCATTATTTCTGGTGAAGTAGTGGCTAAACACCTCTTGAAATCCATTGATAAACAGCACTAA
- a CDS encoding phytoene/squalene synthase family protein codes for MKQLFDSLSLDMSAMTTKRYSTSFSMGVQCLSKDLQAPIHAIYGFVRFADEIVDSFHEYNKEDLLAEFKAETYKAIERGISLNPILNSFQWTVNKYQIDPELIEVFLQSMEMDLQTTTYEQTVYEQYILGSAEVVGLMCLKVFVRGNTETYNQLKDSAMKLGSAFQKINFLRDLHADYYQLGRTYFPEMNFDLFDCNMKKKIEQEIELDFQAGYEGIKKLPKDTRFGVYIAYRYYIKLFHKIRKTEAEIILGERIRIPNNKKVRLLFTSYLRHNLNML; via the coding sequence ATGAAACAATTATTCGACTCACTTTCCTTAGATATGAGTGCTATGACCACTAAGAGGTATAGCACCTCATTTTCAATGGGGGTTCAATGTCTCAGTAAGGACTTACAAGCCCCTATTCATGCGATATATGGTTTTGTGCGCTTTGCAGATGAAATCGTTGATAGTTTCCATGAATACAACAAGGAAGATTTACTCGCTGAATTTAAAGCCGAAACATACAAAGCAATCGAACGTGGAATTTCATTAAATCCCATTTTGAATAGCTTTCAATGGACCGTCAACAAATACCAAATAGATCCAGAATTGATTGAAGTTTTCTTGCAATCGATGGAAATGGATCTACAAACAACGACTTACGAACAAACAGTTTACGAGCAATATATATTGGGATCTGCAGAAGTGGTGGGATTGATGTGTTTAAAGGTTTTTGTTCGAGGAAATACTGAAACCTATAATCAACTGAAAGACTCGGCTATGAAATTAGGATCAGCCTTTCAAAAAATAAATTTCCTCAGAGACCTTCATGCCGATTACTATCAACTGGGAAGAACCTATTTTCCAGAGATGAATTTTGATTTATTTGATTGCAACATGAAGAAAAAAATCGAACAAGAAATCGAATTAGACTTTCAAGCAGGTTACGAAGGAATCAAAAAACTTCCCAAAGACACGCGATTTGGAGTGTATATTGCCTATCGATATTACATTAAGTTATTTCATAAAATCCGAAAAACAGAGGCAGAAATCATTCTAGGAGAACGCATCCGAATTCCCAACAATAAAAAGGTTCGTTTGCTTTTTACTTCTTATCTTCGCCATAACTTGAACATGTTGTAA
- the idi gene encoding isopentenyl-diphosphate Delta-isomerase — METVILVNEQDEVVGYMEKMEAHEKGVLHRAFSVFIHHEGKILLQQRSLNKYHSSGLWTNTCCSHPRADESLEDAGNRRLKEEMGIDCAVNPSFHFIYKTQLDRGLVEHELDYVLFGSYNGPIYPNPEEVMDYKWISWNDLVEDLNQFPERYTAWLQILVSDYKQQFEEKLFS, encoded by the coding sequence GTGGAAACAGTCATTTTAGTAAACGAACAAGACGAAGTAGTGGGCTACATGGAAAAAATGGAAGCGCATGAAAAGGGAGTTCTTCACCGAGCATTTTCCGTTTTTATTCATCATGAAGGTAAAATTTTATTGCAACAACGCAGTTTGAATAAATACCATTCAAGCGGATTATGGACAAACACCTGTTGTTCACATCCTCGAGCAGACGAATCATTGGAAGATGCAGGAAATCGAAGACTAAAAGAAGAAATGGGAATTGATTGCGCCGTGAATCCATCCTTTCATTTCATTTACAAAACTCAACTCGATCGAGGTTTGGTTGAACATGAATTGGATTACGTTCTTTTTGGATCATATAACGGACCTATTTATCCAAATCCGGAAGAAGTCATGGATTACAAATGGATTTCTTGGAATGATTTGGTCGAAGATTTGAATCAATTTCCAGAACGATATACCGCTTGGCTTCAAATTTTAGTCTCTGATTACAAACAACAGTTCGAAGAAAAACTCTTTTCATGA
- a CDS encoding 6-pyruvoyl trahydropterin synthase family protein codes for MKIFRVEQFNAAHRLFNPNWDDETNNRIFGKCNNPNFHGHNYKLEVELDGPINPETGYVMDMKKLSEIIKLEILERFDHRNLNLDCPEFKNLIPSAENIALVCWNILRQHLPSELKLKVRLWETPKNGVEYDGN; via the coding sequence ATGAAAATATTTCGGGTAGAACAATTCAACGCAGCACATCGGCTTTTTAATCCTAACTGGGATGATGAAACCAATAATCGCATCTTTGGCAAGTGCAACAACCCCAACTTTCATGGTCACAACTACAAGTTGGAAGTTGAATTAGATGGTCCAATCAATCCTGAAACGGGTTATGTGATGGACATGAAAAAATTATCTGAAATTATCAAACTGGAAATTTTAGAGCGTTTTGATCACCGAAATTTGAATTTAGACTGTCCAGAATTCAAAAACCTCATTCCATCTGCCGAAAACATTGCTTTGGTTTGCTGGAATATCTTGCGCCAACACCTGCCTTCAGAATTAAAATTAAAAGTCCGGTTATGGGAAACACCAAAAAATGGTGTGGAATATGATGGAAACTAA
- a CDS encoding cryptochrome/photolyase family protein, producing MEQLALFWHRRDLRISDNAGLYKALKSGLKVQAIFIFDSQILAHLSKNDQRVLFIHQTIQNLQQAYQKLGASLWIFHGNPTEIIPQLVQKHEIKHVFCNRDYEPNALKRDKSVYDALTKIGCQFSGSKDHVIFEKEEIVKSDGNPYHVFTPYMKRWKEQLNDFYLQPYPVEKYIHNLNPNNHVELPTLSELGFSEIQTQHFPSAEIPQTIIQSYENTRDFPAINGTTRLSIHLRFGTISIRELAKQALKTNEKYFNELIWRDFYQMILFFYPRTIEETFRKEYGRIEWEFDEKLFQAWCDGKTGYPLVDAGMRELNETGHMHNRVRMVVASFFCKHLFHDWKLGERYFAEKLLDFELASNVGGWQWAAGCGVDAAPYFRIFNPTTQQERFDPQFEYIKKWVPEFGTSDYPQPIVEHKWARERTLENYKKVLKAE from the coding sequence ATGGAACAATTGGCTCTATTTTGGCATCGAAGAGATTTACGCATTTCGGATAATGCAGGCTTGTACAAAGCCTTGAAATCTGGACTAAAAGTACAAGCTATCTTTATTTTTGACTCTCAAATTTTAGCACATTTATCCAAAAATGATCAACGTGTTTTGTTCATTCATCAGACAATCCAAAATTTACAACAAGCATATCAAAAATTAGGCGCATCACTTTGGATTTTTCATGGAAATCCTACTGAAATAATTCCCCAACTGGTTCAAAAGCATGAAATAAAACACGTTTTTTGCAACAGAGATTATGAACCAAATGCCTTGAAAAGAGATAAAAGCGTTTACGATGCCCTCACAAAAATTGGTTGCCAATTTTCAGGATCAAAAGACCATGTTATTTTTGAAAAAGAAGAAATTGTAAAATCAGATGGAAATCCCTATCACGTTTTCACACCCTACATGAAACGATGGAAAGAACAGCTGAACGATTTTTACCTTCAGCCATATCCTGTAGAAAAATATATCCACAATTTAAACCCAAACAATCACGTTGAATTGCCAACTCTTTCAGAACTTGGTTTTTCAGAGATTCAAACTCAACATTTCCCTTCAGCTGAAATACCCCAAACGATTATTCAATCGTATGAAAATACTAGAGATTTTCCTGCAATTAACGGAACAACACGATTAAGTATTCATTTGCGTTTCGGAACCATTTCTATCAGAGAATTAGCAAAACAGGCTCTTAAAACCAATGAAAAATACTTCAATGAATTAATCTGGAGGGATTTTTATCAGATGATTTTGTTTTTCTATCCAAGAACAATTGAAGAAACATTTCGCAAAGAATATGGTCGCATTGAATGGGAATTTGATGAAAAGTTGTTTCAAGCTTGGTGTGATGGAAAAACGGGTTATCCTTTGGTTGATGCAGGTATGAGAGAATTGAACGAAACAGGACACATGCACAACCGCGTACGCATGGTCGTTGCTAGTTTCTTTTGCAAACACCTATTTCATGATTGGAAATTGGGAGAACGCTACTTTGCCGAAAAGTTATTGGATTTTGAATTAGCAAGTAATGTTGGTGGATGGCAATGGGCAGCTGGATGTGGTGTAGATGCAGCCCCCTATTTCCGAATTTTCAATCCAACAACTCAACAAGAACGCTTTGATCCGCAATTTGAATACATCAAGAAATGGGTTCCTGAATTTGGCACATCAGATTATCCGCAACCAATAGTAGAACACAAATGGGCAAGAGAGCGTACATTAGAAAATTATAAGAAAGTGTTGAAAGCAGAGTAA